CCGTCCAGGGTGCGGCGGTACAGCTCGTCGTGGATGGCGGCGAGGGTGGCTGCGTCCACACCCTTGTGCAGCTGCCACTGGGCGGCGACCAGCCGGTCGCGCACAGGCTCGGCGAGGGCGTGGAAGTAGCGGGTGTGGTCGGGGGTGAAGTGTTCCAGGCCGAGCTTGGAGTACTCCATCGGCGCGAACGCCTCGGTCCGGCCGATCCAGTGCAGCTTCTCGCGGCCGGCGGGGCGGTGGCGCAGCAGGTCGAGGAAGATCTCGGCGCCCGACTGTCCGGAGCCGACGACGGTGACGTGCCCGGCGGCGAGGAGGGCCGCGCGGTGGTCGAGGTAGTCGGCGGCGTGGACGACCGGGACGCCCGGCGCCTCGACCAGGGGCCTGAGCGGCTCGGGCACGTAGGGGACGGTGCCGACGCCGAGGACGATGTTGCGGGTGTAGGTGCGGCCCAGCGCCTCGGCCTCGCCGTCGGCGTCGAGCTGGGTGAAGTCGACCTCGAAGACGTCGCGTTCGGGGTTCCAGCGGACGGCGTCGACCTGGTGGCCGAAGCGCAGTCCGGGCAGGTGCTGCGAGACCCAGCGGCAGTAGCCGTCGTACTCGGCGCGCTGCATGTGGAACCGCTCGCCGAAGTAGAAGGGGAACAGCCGCTCGCGGGTTCTGAGGTAGTTGAGGAAGCTCCAGGGGCTGGTGGGGTCGGCGAGGGTGACCAGGTCGGCGAGGAAGGGCACCTGGACGGTGGCGCCCTCGATGAGGAGGCCGGGGTGCCATGCGAAGCCGGGGCGCTGTTCGTAGAAGACGGCGTCGAGTTCGGCGAGCGGGTGGGCGAGCGCGGCGAGGGAGAGGTTGCAGGGGCCGATGCCGATGCCGACCAGGTCGCGGGGGGACTCGGGCTCGTGGCGTGGGGGCGTGGTCATGCGGGGGTTGTTCCTTCCACGAGTTTCAGGAGCTGGGCCAGTTCGTCCGGCCGGGTGTGGGGGTTGAGGAGGGTGGCCTTGAGCCAGAGACGGCCGTCGAGGCGGGCCCGGCCGAGGACGGCCCGGCCCTCGTGCAGCAGCCTGCGGCGCACGGCGGCCACGGCGTCGTCGTCCGCGGCCGCGGGCCGGAAGAGGACGGTGCTGATGACGGGCCGGTCGTACAGTTCGAAGCCGGGGTGGGCGCGGACGAGTGCCGCGAACTCCTCGGCGTGCGCGCAGACCTGGTCGACGAGGGCGCCCAGGCCGCGTCGGCCCAGGGTCTTCAGGGTGACGGCGGTCTTGAGGACGTCCGGGCGGCGGGTGGTGCGCATGGAGCGGCCGAGCAGGTCGGGGAGGCCGGCCTCGGTGTCGTCGTCGGCGTT
Above is a genomic segment from Streptomyces collinus Tu 365 containing:
- a CDS encoding lysine N(6)-hydroxylase/L-ornithine N(5)-oxygenase family protein; amino-acid sequence: MTTPPRHEPESPRDLVGIGIGPCNLSLAALAHPLAELDAVFYEQRPGFAWHPGLLIEGATVQVPFLADLVTLADPTSPWSFLNYLRTRERLFPFYFGERFHMQRAEYDGYCRWVSQHLPGLRFGHQVDAVRWNPERDVFEVDFTQLDADGEAEALGRTYTRNIVLGVGTVPYVPEPLRPLVEAPGVPVVHAADYLDHRAALLAAGHVTVVGSGQSGAEIFLDLLRHRPAGREKLHWIGRTEAFAPMEYSKLGLEHFTPDHTRYFHALAEPVRDRLVAAQWQLHKGVDAATLAAIHDELYRRTLDGGWPDAVLTPGVRVRTAGRIAATRVELHLEHVQQGSRSRLATDAVVLATGYRERPLDHILAGLDPYLRRDSAERPRIDEQFRFVLDPSVTGALYAQNAELHTHGVGAPDLGLAAWRSASILNSLTGKEPYPLPARTAFTTFGLDEPGSRVPTAREGKRLTPLAD